A single region of the Hymenobacter siberiensis genome encodes:
- a CDS encoding tyrosine-type recombinase/integrase — protein sequence MSEDLSLVASSNANQSVSAQLARASAKVAGFLETGLQGAANTERAYTSDLKSYVAFCEQHGLRALPADVETLTEYVAYLATEKAEPAAGDRQKKKKGQQPLTGPHALATIKRHLAAIRKAHQLAGYRLPATLDALNIVMEGIARTLGKRQDQAQAFTVEELKQAIRRIDLETAAGLRDRALLLLGFAGAFRRSELVGLNIEQLEFTERALLVHLAKSKTNQYGAVEDKAIFYAPNMDFCPVRSLRAWLNLLGRTTGPLFVKIPRTTPGRLATPSEKRLSDISLNKLVQKRLGPGYSAHSLRVSFVTVAVLNGQSHKAIKNQTKQKTDAMIERYTQLNNVVSYNAAQALGL from the coding sequence ATGAGCGAAGACCTTTCCCTTGTCGCCTCGTCCAACGCCAACCAGTCGGTCAGCGCCCAACTGGCCCGGGCCTCCGCCAAAGTCGCGGGCTTTCTCGAAACCGGTCTGCAGGGCGCGGCCAATACGGAGCGCGCGTACACGTCCGACCTGAAAAGCTACGTGGCCTTCTGCGAGCAGCACGGTTTGCGGGCGCTGCCAGCCGACGTGGAAACGCTCACCGAGTACGTGGCCTATCTGGCCACGGAAAAAGCGGAGCCGGCAGCCGGGGACCGGCAGAAAAAAAAGAAGGGGCAACAGCCGCTCACCGGGCCGCACGCGCTGGCCACCATCAAGCGGCACCTAGCCGCCATCCGCAAAGCCCATCAGCTTGCCGGCTACCGGCTGCCGGCGACGTTGGATGCGCTCAACATCGTCATGGAAGGCATTGCCCGCACCTTAGGCAAGCGGCAGGACCAGGCGCAGGCCTTCACCGTCGAGGAGCTGAAGCAGGCCATTCGCCGAATTGACCTGGAAACGGCGGCTGGCCTGCGGGACCGGGCGCTGCTGCTGCTGGGCTTCGCGGGAGCCTTCCGGCGCTCGGAGCTGGTGGGGCTGAACATTGAGCAGCTGGAATTCACGGAGCGGGCCTTGCTGGTCCACCTGGCCAAAAGCAAAACCAACCAATACGGTGCGGTGGAGGACAAAGCCATTTTCTACGCGCCCAATATGGACTTCTGCCCGGTGCGCAGCCTGCGGGCCTGGCTCAATTTGCTGGGCCGTACCACAGGGCCGCTGTTCGTGAAGATTCCCCGGACCACGCCGGGGCGGCTGGCTACCCCATCGGAAAAGCGACTTTCTGATATTTCCCTCAACAAGCTGGTGCAAAAGCGGCTGGGGCCGGGCTACTCGGCGCACTCGCTACGCGTGTCCTTCGTGACGGTGGCCGTGCTCAACGGGCAATCCCACAAGGCGATTAAAAACCAGACCAAGCAAAAAACGGATGCCATGATTGAGCGCTATACCCAGCTCAACAACGTGGTATCGTACAATGCCGCGCAGGCGTTGGGCTTATAA
- a CDS encoding DUF547 domain-containing protein → MATAGPATDHSGYDRLLKKYVTEKGLVNYKVFKADEKEFNQYLALLSKNPPAASWSKNEQMAYWINAYNAYTIRLILNYYPVKSIKEIGSSIQIPFVTTPWAAKFLVSGARK, encoded by the coding sequence ATGGCCACGGCCGGCCCCGCAACGGACCACAGCGGCTACGACCGGCTGCTGAAAAAATACGTCACCGAAAAGGGCCTGGTCAACTACAAAGTCTTTAAGGCCGACGAGAAAGAATTCAACCAATACCTGGCACTGCTGAGCAAAAACCCGCCGGCGGCCAGCTGGAGCAAGAACGAGCAGATGGCGTACTGGATAAACGCCTACAATGCCTACACCATCCGGCTGATTTTGAATTACTACCCCGTCAAGAGCATCAAGGAAATCGGTTCCTCCATTCAAATTCCCTTCGTGACGACGCCCTGGGCCGCGAAGTTTTTAGTATCGGGGGCGAGAAAATGA
- a CDS encoding DUF547 domain-containing protein, with product MSLDNIEHVTLRKQYDDPRIHFALVCASMSCARLRNEAYTAARLDAQLDA from the coding sequence ATGAGCCTTGACAACATCGAGCACGTTACACTGCGCAAGCAGTACGACGACCCGCGCATTCACTTCGCGCTGGTGTGCGCTTCCATGTCCTGCGCCCGGCTGCGCAACGAGGCCTACACCGCCGCCCGCCTCGATGCCCAGCTTGATGCCTAG
- a CDS encoding sterol desaturase family protein: MALLPFSAPLLRRFDRWAGPALAVAALGLLLLETRHPLRRRTRPRPERWLRNALVAAPALPAMRLTLLPAMVGLAQTWAPGRPVLARLPAPLRLAAEVLLLDYLGYTWHRLLHAPLLWRLHRVHHNDLDMDLTTGWRFHFGEMLASIPWRAGLPALLGVRPATVLGFEAVFEACTAFHHSNWRLPFAVEQRLVRVVVTPRTHGIHHSQVQRETDSNFGVVLTLWDRLHRTLRLNVPQQALTIGVPAYPEAAQMPVARLLALPLEPLQPWARPDGSVPARAELAGPLHVLVP, from the coding sequence GTGGCGCTACTTCCCTTTTCCGCTCCCTTGTTGCGCCGTTTCGACCGCTGGGCCGGCCCGGCGCTGGCCGTAGCCGCCCTGGGCCTGCTGCTGCTCGAAACCCGCCACCCCCTGCGCCGCCGCACCCGGCCCCGGCCCGAGCGGTGGCTGCGCAATGCCCTGGTGGCCGCGCCCGCCCTGCCCGCCATGCGACTCACGCTGCTGCCGGCCATGGTGGGCCTGGCCCAAACCTGGGCCCCCGGCCGGCCGGTGCTGGCCCGCCTGCCAGCGCCCCTGCGCCTGGCCGCCGAAGTGCTGCTGCTCGACTACCTGGGCTACACCTGGCACCGCCTGCTGCACGCGCCCCTACTCTGGCGGCTGCACCGCGTGCACCACAACGACCTGGACATGGATCTGACCACGGGCTGGCGCTTCCACTTTGGCGAGATGCTGGCCAGCATTCCCTGGCGGGCAGGGCTGCCCGCACTGCTGGGCGTGCGGCCGGCCACGGTGCTGGGCTTCGAAGCCGTGTTTGAGGCCTGCACGGCCTTTCACCACAGCAACTGGCGGCTGCCCTTTGCCGTGGAGCAGCGGCTGGTGCGCGTCGTGGTCACGCCGCGCACGCATGGCATCCACCACTCGCAGGTACAGCGCGAAACAGACAGCAACTTTGGCGTCGTGCTCACGCTTTGGGACCGGCTGCACCGCACCCTGCGCCTGAACGTGCCCCAGCAGGCCCTCACCATCGGTGTGCCCGCCTACCCGGAAGCGGCACAGATGCCGGTGGCGCGCCTGCTGGCCCTGCCGCTGGAGCCGCTACAGCCCTGGGCCCGCCCCGACGGCTCGGTACCGGCCCGGGCAGAATTGGCCGGCCCGCTGCACGTGCTGGTGCCGTAA
- a CDS encoding TlpA family protein disulfide reductase → MLAPLTGLHPMGRSGGQHSQLATGRWQAETPARATSAMPVALTKHANYPHNLPLVTLDGLAVNLSDLEGKVVFVNLWASWCLPCVVELPGIEALYKKMDPKKVAFVLISLDENPAKAKALLKRRGYTFPVYFPPNNRPLPAPFDSSSIPSTIILGPDGQVAARYDGMARYNTPEFKAALEQLAGAASPSAGD, encoded by the coding sequence GTGCTCGCGCCGCTTACCGGCCTGCATCCCATGGGGCGCAGCGGCGGGCAGCACAGCCAGCTGGCTACCGGCCGCTGGCAGGCCGAGACACCCGCCCGGGCTACTTCTGCCATGCCGGTGGCACTCACCAAGCACGCAAACTACCCCCACAACCTGCCCTTGGTCACGCTCGACGGCCTGGCCGTGAACCTGAGCGACCTGGAAGGCAAAGTGGTGTTCGTGAACCTATGGGCCAGCTGGTGCCTACCCTGCGTAGTCGAGCTGCCAGGCATTGAAGCACTATATAAAAAGATGGACCCGAAAAAGGTTGCCTTTGTTCTGATTTCACTTGATGAGAACCCGGCGAAGGCGAAGGCCCTGCTCAAGCGGCGGGGCTACACCTTTCCGGTCTATTTCCCTCCCAATAACCGCCCGCTGCCCGCGCCGTTCGATTCCAGCTCTATCCCGTCCACCATTATCCTCGGGCCCGATGGGCAGGTTGCCGCCCGCTACGATGGTATGGCCCGGTACAACACGCCGGAATTTAAAGCTGCCCTGGAGCAGCTGGCCGGTGCTGCCAGCCCGTCGGCAGGGGACTAA
- a CDS encoding TIGR04283 family arsenosugar biosynthesis glycosyltransferase, translated as MLLPRVPAGYGAGDIAVATVSIIIPTYNEAPGIGALLVCLRQATADEPDLEIIVVDGGSTDDTRGLARRAGAAVVRSPRKGRAAQLNYGASHASGDILYFLHADSYPPPGFVADLRRARRQGYGSGCYRLAFDHGHWFLRFSAWCTRLPLLLVRFGDQSLFVQRELFAQISGFREDLLLMEDQEIVQRLQAHGPFQIMPRAVITSARKYLDNGVYRLQAAFTLLAGLYWLGVSQARLVELYQRLIRQDKL; from the coding sequence GTGCTTTTACCCCGTGTTCCGGCGGGTTATGGGGCCGGGGACATCGCGGTGGCAACGGTCAGCATCATCATTCCGACTTACAACGAAGCCCCCGGTATCGGGGCGCTGCTGGTCTGTCTGCGCCAGGCCACGGCCGATGAGCCGGACCTGGAAATCATTGTGGTCGACGGGGGCAGCACCGACGACACCCGGGGGCTGGCCCGGCGGGCGGGCGCGGCCGTGGTGCGCAGCCCGCGCAAGGGCCGCGCCGCCCAGCTCAACTACGGCGCCAGCCATGCCAGCGGCGACATCCTTTATTTCCTGCATGCCGACTCTTACCCCCCGCCCGGCTTCGTAGCCGACTTGCGGCGGGCCCGGCGACAGGGCTACGGCAGCGGCTGCTACCGCCTGGCTTTCGACCACGGGCACTGGTTCCTGCGCTTCAGCGCCTGGTGCACGCGCCTACCCCTGCTGCTGGTGCGCTTCGGCGACCAAAGCCTGTTCGTGCAGCGCGAGCTGTTCGCGCAGATAAGCGGCTTTCGCGAGGACCTGCTACTGATGGAGGACCAGGAAATTGTGCAGCGACTGCAGGCGCACGGGCCGTTTCAAATAATGCCGCGCGCCGTTATCACCTCCGCCCGCAAGTACCTCGATAACGGGGTGTATCGCCTGCAGGCGGCCTTTACCCTGCTGGCTGGGCTCTACTGGCTGGGGGTATCGCAGGCGCGGCTGGTAGAACTCTACCAGCGGCTTATTCGGCAGGACAAGCTGTAG
- a CDS encoding dihydrolipoyl dehydrogenase family protein — protein MSQHTFDILVIGTGGGGSVAARKCAAAGKRVAIVDALPFGGTCALRGCDPKKVLLGAAEAVARSRQLLGHGLTQEAVISWPELVAFKRTFIESVPAKKEASFEQAGIRTFHGVARFTGPHTVQVGEQVLEAAQFVIATGARPRPLGIPGEELLLDSSDFMELPTLPADMTFVGGGYIAFEFAHLVARCGVQARIIHRGPRPLENFDADLVGHLLTATREAGIEVVLDTEVAGVERLPDGRLRLRTTAQGQAGELTASLAIHAAGREPALAELNLEAAGVACTRHGVTVNEYLQSTTHPDVYAAGDAAASGLPLTPVAGKASHVVAANLLQGNHKTVDYGVIPSAVFTHPVLASVGLTEAEATKQGLKFRVKTDVTTGWFTSRRLSTPVSAYKLLVDEDTDQILGAHLLSPNAEEVINLFMLAMHAKLPANEVKQLIFAYPTAASDIIYML, from the coding sequence ATGTCGCAACACACCTTTGATATCCTGGTAATTGGTACTGGCGGCGGCGGCAGCGTGGCCGCCCGCAAATGCGCGGCCGCCGGCAAGCGCGTGGCCATTGTAGATGCGCTGCCCTTCGGCGGCACCTGCGCCCTGCGCGGCTGCGACCCCAAAAAGGTACTGCTCGGTGCGGCCGAGGCCGTGGCCCGCTCGCGGCAGCTGCTGGGCCACGGCCTGACGCAGGAAGCCGTCATCAGCTGGCCCGAGCTGGTGGCCTTCAAGCGCACGTTCATCGAGTCGGTACCGGCAAAGAAGGAAGCCAGCTTCGAGCAGGCCGGGATTCGCACGTTTCATGGTGTGGCCCGCTTCACGGGGCCGCACACGGTGCAGGTAGGCGAGCAGGTGCTCGAAGCCGCGCAGTTTGTGATTGCCACCGGGGCGCGGCCCCGGCCGCTGGGCATTCCGGGCGAGGAGCTGTTGCTCGACAGCAGCGACTTTATGGAGCTGCCGACGCTGCCCGCCGATATGACGTTTGTGGGGGGCGGCTACATCGCCTTCGAGTTTGCCCACCTCGTGGCCCGCTGCGGGGTGCAGGCGCGCATCATTCACCGGGGCCCACGGCCGCTCGAAAACTTCGATGCCGACCTGGTCGGCCACCTGCTCACAGCCACCCGGGAAGCGGGCATCGAGGTGGTGCTGGACACCGAAGTAGCGGGCGTGGAGCGCCTGCCCGACGGCCGCCTGCGGCTGCGCACCACCGCCCAAGGGCAGGCCGGAGAGCTGACGGCCAGCCTGGCCATTCACGCGGCCGGCCGCGAACCGGCCCTGGCCGAGCTGAACCTGGAAGCCGCCGGCGTGGCCTGCACCCGCCACGGCGTGACGGTGAACGAGTACCTGCAGAGCACCACCCACCCCGACGTGTACGCCGCCGGCGACGCGGCCGCCTCCGGGCTGCCCCTGACGCCGGTAGCCGGCAAGGCTTCGCACGTAGTGGCCGCCAACCTGCTGCAAGGCAACCACAAAACTGTTGACTACGGCGTTATTCCCTCGGCCGTGTTCACCCACCCGGTGCTGGCCAGCGTGGGCCTTACCGAGGCGGAGGCCACCAAGCAGGGCCTCAAATTCCGGGTGAAGACCGACGTGACCACCGGCTGGTTTACTTCCCGCCGGCTGAGCACGCCCGTTTCGGCCTACAAGCTGCTGGTAGACGAGGATACCGACCAGATTCTGGGTGCCCACCTGTTGAGCCCCAACGCCGAGGAAGTCATCAACCTGTTCATGCTGGCCATGCACGCCAAGCTGCCGGCCAATGAGGTGAAGCAACTCATTTTCGCCTACCCAACGGCTGCTTCGGACATTATTTACATGCTATGA
- a CDS encoding sigma factor-like helix-turn-helix DNA-binding protein has protein sequence MRPATAPTSKPEPARSGAKPREWAAADTQLEQRELAEQLLGCQGRLPAQHQAVFSLRFVEEMSGEEICQQLAISPANYWVSFTGPSCSCASVWKSTGFRAPNTSLSFLIAMSA, from the coding sequence ATGAGGCCGGCAACGGCACCTACTTCGAAACCGGAGCCCGCACGCAGTGGCGCAAAGCCCCGGGAATGGGCTGCCGCCGACACCCAGCTCGAACAGCGCGAGCTGGCCGAGCAGCTGCTCGGCTGCCAGGGCCGGCTGCCCGCCCAGCACCAGGCCGTGTTCAGCCTGCGCTTCGTGGAAGAAATGTCGGGCGAGGAAATCTGTCAGCAGCTGGCCATCTCGCCGGCCAACTACTGGGTATCATTCACCGGGCCAAGCTGCAGCTGCGCAAGTGTCTGGAAAAGCACTGGTTTTCGGGCTCCTAATACCTCCCTATCGTTTCTTATCGCTATGTCAGCCTGA
- a CDS encoding carboxymuconolactone decarboxylase family protein, whose amino-acid sequence MSTFPIHTLETAPEKSKPFLENSLKSFGMIPGLHGALAESPGLLEAYQMLHKLFTESSFNNDEQTVVWQTINVEHECHYCVPAHTGIAHMMKVDPAITEALRNKTALPTEKLQALHDFTLSMVRNRGRVSEQEQEAFYAAGYTQRQVLDIILGLSQKVISNYTNHVAETPVDAAFQKFAWQPATV is encoded by the coding sequence ATGAGCACTTTCCCAATTCACACCCTCGAAACGGCCCCCGAAAAAAGTAAGCCATTTCTGGAAAACTCCCTGAAGTCGTTTGGCATGATTCCCGGCCTGCATGGCGCGCTGGCCGAATCGCCCGGGCTGTTGGAAGCCTACCAGATGCTGCACAAGCTGTTCACCGAGTCGTCGTTCAACAACGACGAGCAGACGGTGGTGTGGCAGACCATCAACGTGGAGCACGAGTGCCACTACTGTGTTCCGGCCCACACCGGTATTGCCCACATGATGAAGGTAGACCCGGCCATTACCGAAGCGCTGCGCAACAAAACGGCGCTGCCCACCGAAAAGCTACAGGCTTTGCACGATTTCACGCTGTCGATGGTCCGGAACCGGGGCCGCGTTTCCGAGCAGGAGCAGGAGGCCTTCTACGCCGCCGGCTACACTCAGCGCCAAGTGCTGGACATTATCCTGGGCTTGTCCCAGAAGGTGATTAGCAACTACACCAACCACGTTGCTGAAACGCCGGTGGATGCCGCTTTCCAGAAGTTTGCCTGGCAGCCGGCAACGGTCTAA
- a CDS encoding helix-turn-helix domain-containing protein yields MIIERKTFSYKEKVIIEKVLISAPYRYEAIFHNEGCFIQIRGAGTKLLSVEDSLLIENQEAVLMKCGTYFLDFINKIAGDTVEVLAIHLYPDILKQIYSTELPALIEKRAYDGKSNVIANESVISRYIESLEFYFQNPALVNDDLLELKIKELVLLLVQTKNAASILELVTDLYSSRNINVKNIIDLHKHSNLSIEELAALCSLSLSAFKRAFKKIYNDNPTHYFINEKLRKAKELLIISDLSIGEIAYESGFNDPLYFTRLFGKKEGVTPSNYRATHALYSPEGNDARVG; encoded by the coding sequence ATGATTATCGAACGAAAAACTTTTTCATACAAGGAAAAAGTCATCATTGAAAAGGTACTGATTAGCGCCCCTTATCGGTACGAAGCTATTTTTCATAACGAAGGCTGCTTTATCCAGATAAGGGGAGCCGGCACCAAGCTGCTTTCAGTGGAAGACAGCCTGCTGATAGAAAATCAGGAGGCGGTGCTGATGAAATGCGGGACTTATTTTCTGGATTTTATCAATAAAATAGCGGGCGATACGGTTGAAGTTCTAGCCATTCATTTATACCCCGATATTCTAAAGCAAATATACAGCACCGAGCTGCCGGCCCTGATTGAGAAGCGCGCCTACGACGGCAAAAGCAACGTTATTGCCAATGAGAGCGTAATTTCCCGGTATATCGAATCTTTGGAATTTTATTTCCAGAACCCCGCGCTGGTCAACGATGACTTGCTGGAATTAAAGATAAAGGAGCTGGTTCTGCTATTGGTGCAGACTAAAAATGCAGCCTCTATTCTGGAATTAGTAACCGACTTATATTCTTCGCGAAATATCAATGTTAAAAATATTATCGACCTGCATAAGCACTCCAATCTGAGTATCGAGGAGCTGGCCGCGCTATGCAGCCTGAGCTTATCGGCTTTTAAACGGGCATTTAAGAAAATATACAACGATAATCCGACGCACTATTTCATTAATGAAAAGCTGCGGAAAGCCAAGGAGCTGCTTATCATTTCCGATTTATCGATTGGGGAAATTGCTTACGAATCCGGATTTAACGACCCGTTATATTTCACCCGGTTGTTTGGCAAAAAAGAAGGCGTCACGCCCAGTAATTACCGGGCCACGCACGCCCTGTATTCGCCGGAGGGCAACGACGCCCGGGTAGGCTAA
- a CDS encoding haloacid dehalogenase type II: MAEAPNRPKLLIFDVNETMLDLGKLQRAVNQEFKSETAFKQWFSLLLQYSLVDTVTGNYHNFGQIGDAALDMLAQALGQPARPAARKKELLTLITELPPHPDIIPGLTALQKAGFRMVTLTNSPDATVQKQMAYAGLTGFFEQLLSIDALKRYKPHPDTYHSTCEKLKVAPAQAMLVAAHGWDTAGAQLAGLQAAFIARPGQQIYPLAPAPTLTGPTLPDIARQLLS, translated from the coding sequence ATGGCTGAAGCCCCCAACCGCCCCAAGCTGCTGATTTTCGACGTCAACGAAACCATGCTCGACCTGGGCAAGCTGCAGCGGGCCGTCAACCAGGAATTTAAGTCCGAAACGGCCTTCAAGCAGTGGTTTTCGCTGCTGCTGCAATACTCGCTGGTCGATACTGTGACCGGTAACTACCACAACTTCGGGCAGATTGGCGATGCCGCCCTCGACATGCTGGCCCAGGCCCTGGGCCAGCCGGCGCGCCCGGCCGCCCGCAAAAAGGAGCTGCTCACGCTCATCACCGAGCTGCCCCCGCATCCCGATATCATTCCCGGTCTCACGGCGCTGCAAAAGGCGGGCTTCCGCATGGTCACGCTCACCAACTCGCCCGATGCCACGGTGCAAAAGCAGATGGCCTACGCCGGCCTCACCGGCTTTTTCGAGCAACTGCTCAGCATCGACGCGCTCAAGCGCTACAAGCCCCACCCCGACACTTACCACAGCACCTGCGAGAAGTTGAAAGTGGCTCCCGCCCAGGCCATGCTGGTGGCCGCCCACGGCTGGGACACGGCCGGGGCGCAGCTGGCCGGCCTGCAGGCGGCTTTTATTGCCCGCCCCGGCCAGCAAATCTACCCGCTGGCCCCCGCGCCCACCCTCACCGGCCCCACCCTGCCCGACATTGCCCGGCAGCTGCTGAGCTAA
- a CDS encoding dihydrolipoyl dehydrogenase family protein: MAEDAADFDLIVLGAGSAGLGLALFMARIKLRVLLIDLTPEDVGGDCLNHGCVPSKALIHAARQVHQARQATQFGLQVSGPADMEKVMAYVQGRQDIIRHHENPDYLRGLGITVEIGTPRFVGDHAVEINGHTYTGRKLVVATGSRPQQLEVPGAAQVRLYDNQRVWDLRELPGRLLVVGGGPNGVELGQAMQRLGSQVTIVHHGASILEKEDPVIRAVLAERLRAEGLTIHLEAEVEAFTSASQARVKPKAGDSLSVNFDVVYVAIGRHVSFEGLQLEQAGVEVDEKGHIRLNEHLQTTNPDIFVAGDAANSLKFSHGAELHVRLLLFNFFSPLKKKLSYDHFSWVTFTDPEVAHFGLDAAELDKRGTAYERWETDFADDDRAVVDSYRDGRLLLFIEKNALPLPGRKRRILGGAMVAPGAGELIQELILANASGLGISEIFDKVYPYPVAARINQKLIVEHQEVSSLLQTALDVAFKLQ, from the coding sequence ATGGCCGAAGATGCTGCTGATTTTGACCTGATTGTGCTTGGGGCCGGTTCGGCCGGGCTGGGACTGGCCCTGTTTATGGCCCGCATCAAGTTGCGGGTGCTACTCATCGACCTGACCCCCGAAGATGTGGGTGGCGACTGCCTAAACCACGGCTGCGTGCCCAGCAAGGCCCTTATTCATGCCGCGCGGCAGGTGCACCAGGCCCGGCAGGCCACCCAGTTTGGCTTGCAGGTGAGCGGCCCCGCCGACATGGAAAAAGTAATGGCCTACGTGCAGGGCCGGCAGGATATCATTCGGCACCACGAAAACCCGGACTATTTGCGCGGGTTGGGCATCACCGTCGAAATCGGCACGCCCCGGTTTGTGGGCGACCACGCCGTGGAAATCAACGGCCACACCTACACCGGGCGCAAGCTGGTGGTAGCCACCGGCTCGCGCCCGCAGCAGCTGGAGGTGCCCGGCGCGGCGCAGGTGCGTCTTTATGACAACCAGCGCGTGTGGGACCTGCGCGAGCTGCCCGGGCGCCTGCTGGTGGTGGGCGGCGGCCCCAACGGCGTGGAATTGGGCCAGGCCATGCAGCGGCTGGGGTCGCAGGTGACCATCGTGCACCACGGGGCCAGCATCCTCGAAAAGGAGGACCCCGTCATCCGGGCCGTACTGGCCGAGCGGCTGCGGGCCGAGGGCCTTACCATTCACCTGGAGGCCGAAGTGGAGGCTTTCACGTCGGCCTCGCAGGCCCGCGTGAAGCCCAAAGCCGGCGACTCGCTTTCGGTGAATTTCGACGTGGTGTACGTGGCCATTGGGCGGCACGTGAGCTTTGAAGGGCTGCAGCTGGAGCAGGCCGGAGTGGAAGTGGACGAGAAAGGCCACATCCGGCTCAACGAGCACCTACAAACCACCAATCCCGATATTTTTGTGGCTGGCGATGCGGCCAATTCACTCAAATTCAGCCACGGGGCCGAATTGCACGTGCGCCTGCTGCTATTCAATTTCTTCTCGCCCCTGAAGAAAAAGCTGAGCTATGACCATTTCTCCTGGGTCACTTTCACCGACCCCGAGGTGGCGCACTTCGGCCTTGATGCCGCCGAGCTCGACAAGCGCGGCACGGCCTACGAACGCTGGGAAACCGACTTTGCCGACGACGACCGGGCCGTGGTGGACAGCTACCGCGACGGCCGCCTGCTGCTCTTTATCGAGAAGAATGCCCTGCCGCTGCCCGGCCGCAAGCGCCGCATTCTGGGTGGAGCCATGGTAGCCCCTGGCGCGGGCGAGCTCATTCAGGAGCTGATTCTGGCCAATGCCAGCGGGCTGGGCATCAGCGAGATTTTCGACAAAGTGTACCCGTACCCGGTGGCGGCCCGCATCAACCAGAAGCTCATCGTGGAGCACCAGGAAGTATCGTCGCTGCTGCAAACGGCGCTCGATGTGGCTTTTAAGCTGCAATAA
- a CDS encoding IS4 family transposase: MKQHFAAKITTLLQQAPFVGHLSRQKFVGQFILGLIKSRNVQFGEVAQHLNDAAKPASNETRIQDFFREVDLNYVLVARILLSLLPAQGKLRLCLDRTEWDFGQCQVNILLVTVGTGEVHVPLYWHLLDNRSGNSNAADRIAVLEKCLALLGKDRIGLVVGDREFVGHAWFKWLKDNGLNFVMRLPKHHCLTHADGRRQAVADLGLVPGQVRRFAHVQVDGVWGQVWVKAVAADAFVFLFATAGLNHLEQLYAKRWTIEQCFQNLKGRGFNLEATHLRCFQKLRKLVALVSLAYAFCLGVGAAAHGGRQPIARKNHGYRAASLSRHGLNLLRQLARPLTLPEDPLARLVETLLNWITRQLAKNQLLKIVG; encoded by the coding sequence GTGAAGCAACACTTCGCCGCTAAAATTACGACGCTTTTGCAGCAGGCCCCGTTTGTGGGCCACTTGTCCCGCCAAAAGTTTGTGGGCCAGTTTATTCTTGGCCTGATAAAGAGCCGCAACGTGCAATTCGGCGAGGTGGCCCAGCACCTCAATGACGCGGCCAAGCCCGCCTCGAACGAAACGCGCATTCAGGACTTTTTCCGCGAAGTAGACCTCAATTACGTACTGGTGGCCAGGATTTTACTGAGTTTGTTGCCTGCGCAGGGCAAGCTGCGCTTATGCCTCGACCGCACGGAGTGGGACTTCGGCCAGTGCCAAGTGAACATCCTGCTCGTCACCGTCGGCACGGGCGAGGTCCACGTGCCCCTTTATTGGCACCTGCTCGACAACCGCAGCGGCAACTCCAACGCCGCCGACCGCATCGCGGTGCTCGAAAAGTGCCTGGCCTTGCTGGGCAAAGACCGCATCGGCCTGGTCGTGGGCGACCGGGAATTTGTCGGCCATGCGTGGTTCAAGTGGCTCAAAGACAATGGGCTTAATTTTGTCATGCGCCTGCCCAAGCACCACTGCCTGACCCACGCCGACGGCCGGCGGCAGGCCGTGGCCGACCTGGGCCTGGTGCCGGGGCAGGTGCGCCGCTTCGCCCACGTGCAGGTCGACGGAGTCTGGGGGCAGGTCTGGGTCAAGGCCGTGGCGGCGGACGCGTTTGTCTTCCTGTTTGCCACGGCCGGTCTGAACCACCTCGAGCAACTCTATGCCAAGCGCTGGACGATTGAGCAATGCTTTCAAAATCTGAAAGGGCGGGGCTTTAACCTGGAAGCCACCCACTTGCGCTGTTTCCAAAAGCTGCGCAAGCTCGTGGCCCTGGTCAGCCTGGCCTACGCGTTTTGTCTGGGCGTGGGCGCGGCCGCCCACGGCGGCCGCCAGCCCATTGCCCGCAAAAACCACGGCTACCGGGCCGCCAGCCTGAGCCGCCACGGCCTCAATCTGCTCCGCCAACTCGCCCGCCCGCTGACCCTGCCCGAGGACCCATTGGCCCGCTTGGTTGAAACGCTACTGAACTGGATTACGAGGCAACTTGCTAAAAATCAATTACTAAAAATAGTAGGGTAG